Proteins from one Chitinophagales bacterium genomic window:
- a CDS encoding JAB domain-containing protein codes for MKHLSERGMLSERDSPLTQFAYLELFYRLDPRFTSIAQLPIVNCEESVMEHLKSYIQSSNISLDCQEKFIVMFLNNRHRLLAIRTIGIGLSHATLVDLKYIVKLALDSGALHIIAIHNHPSCFLEPSKEDFKITKAIQEALRWFDITLVDHIIVSSDLQSSHSMANKGQLGSIPEI; via the coding sequence ATGAAACACCTGTCAGAGCGAGGTATGTTATCTGAACGAGATTCACCACTTACTCAATTCGCATACCTTGAACTCTTTTATCGCCTTGATCCGAGGTTTACCTCTATTGCACAATTACCAATAGTTAATTGCGAAGAATCAGTTATGGAGCATTTGAAATCATATATCCAAAGTTCCAATATCTCTCTTGATTGTCAGGAAAAATTCATTGTCATGTTTCTTAATAACCGACATAGACTCCTGGCTATTCGCACTATTGGTATTGGATTATCACATGCAACCTTGGTTGATTTGAAATACATTGTAAAACTGGCACTTGATAGTGGAGCTTTACATATCATCGCTATTCATAATCATCCGAGTTGTTTTCTTGAGCCAAGTAAGGAAGATTTTAAAATCACCAAAGCTATTCAAGAAGCACTGCGTTGGTTTGATATTACCCTTGTTGACCATATTATTGTCTCAAGTGATTTGCAATCAAGTCACAGCATGGCTAATAAAGGACAACTGGGCTCAATTCCCGAAATATAG